GCCTGCGCGCCCAGACCGAGCAGGCGCTCCGCAACGTCAAGGCCGTGCTCGCCGAGGCGGGCACCGGGCCCGAGCACGTCGCGAAGCTCACGATCTACCTCACGACCGGCGTCGACCCGAACGACGCCTACGCCGCATCCGCCGCCGAGTGGACGACCCGCACGGCCGTCACCGTCATCGGCGTGCCGATGTCGCGTCCCGGCGTGCTCGTCGAGATCGAGGCGATCGCCGCGATCCCGGCCGCGTGAGACGCGCCGCCTAGAAGATCATCGGGCGGTCGTCGTCGCTGTCGCCCATGTCGAGGTCGACCACGACCGGCACGTGGTCGCTCGGACCGTCGCCCTTGCGCTCCTCGCGGTGGATGGATGCGTCGACGACGCGCTCGGCGAAGGCGTGCGAGCCGAGGATGAAGTCGATGCGCAGCCCCTCGTTGCGCGGGAAGCGCAGCTGCTTGTAGTCCCAGTAGGTGTAGCCCTCGGGACGGATGGGGCGCACGACGTCGGTGAGGCCGGCCGCCTCGAGCGCCGCGAACGCCTCGCGCTCGGGAGGCGAGATGTGCGTCGAGAGGCCCGGGATGAGCGACGGGTCGCCCACGTCGGACTCGAGCGGGGCGATGTTGAAGTCGCCCATGAGGGCGAGCGGGAGGTCGGGGTCGGCGGTGAGCCACTCGCGCACGTCGGCCGTGAGCGTCGCGAGCCAGTCGAGCTTGTAGGCGTAGTGCGGGTCGCCGAGCGCACGTCCGTTCGGCACGTAGAGGCTCCACAGGCGCACACCCTCGACCGTGGCGCCGATCGCGCGGGCCTCGATCGGCACATCCGGGCCCTCGTGCCCCTTGAGGAAGCCCGGCTGGCCGGGGAACCCGACCTCGACGTCTTCGATCGCGTGGCGCGCGGCGATCGCGACGCCGTTCCACTGGTTGAGGCCGTGCAGCACGACCTCGTAGCCGGCGTCCTGGAACGCCTCGAAGGGGAACTGCTCCTCCTTGCACTTGATCTCCTGGAACGCGACGACGTCGACGTCTTCGCGCAGCATCCAGTCGATCGCGCGGGCGTGACGGGTGCGGATCGAGTTGATGTTCCAGGTGGCGATGCGCATGCGCTCAACGGTAGCGCCCGCCGGTGTCGGTCAAACGCTGCAGCGTCAGCCCCCGCGCGGGTGTGATCTCTGCCGCGTGACGGTAAGCGCTACAGCGTTTGGGAACCGGATCGCGCTCTAGGCTGGAGGCCGTGACCGACGCCCGCACCCAGCTCATCGAGCACATCACGAACGAGGCCGTGTTCCACGGCGACTTCACGCTCACGAGCGGCAAGAAGGCCAGCTACTACATCGACCTGCGCAAGCTGAGCCTCGACCACCGCGTCGCGCCGCTCATCGGCCAGGTCATGGTCGACCTGCTCGAGCAGGTGCCGAACGTGGATGCCGTGGGCGGCCTCACGATGGGCGCCGACCCGATCGCGTCGGCCGTGCTGCACCAGGGTGCCGCGCGCGGTCTGACGTACGACGCGTTCGTCGTGCGCAAGGAGCCGAAGGACCACGGACGCGGCCGACAGGTCGAGGGCCCCGACCTTGCCGGCAAGCGCGTCGTCGTGCTCGAGGACACCTCCACGACCGGCGGCTCGCCCCTCAAGGCGATCGAGGCGCTCGAGAAGGTCGGCGCGGAGGTCGTGGCCGTCGCGGTCGTCGTCGACCGGGCCACCGAGGCGCAGGAGCGCATCGAGGCGGCCGGGTACCCGTATCTCGCCGCCATCCGTCTCTCCGACCTCGGACTCGAACCGCAGTAGTCTCATCCGGCCATGAACGACCGACCCCGCGACGACGCCGAGCAGTCCCCGAGCGACTGGCTCGCCGCCCAGTTCGGCGCCCCGGGCGACTCCGCGGACGCGCCGAGTGCGCCGCCCGTGCCGCCTGCCGCGTCGGTGCCTCCTGCGCCGCAGGGTTCGGTGCCGCCTGCGGGCTCGGTGCCGCCTGCGGGCTCGGTGCCGCCTGCGGGGCCCGCGGATGCCGCGTCGGGCTTCAACTGGAGCCTGCGTCCCGGCGCCTCGGCCGGTCCCGTGACGGGCGCCGGTGCCGGTGCGGGTGCGGGTGCCGGTGCGGGTGCGGGTGCTCCGGATGCGGCCGCGCCCGATCCCTTCGCGTCCGCCGAGCCGACGACCCCCCTCACGCCCGCGTGGCTGCCCGGTGCTGGTCCGGTGCTCCCCGATGAGCCACCGCGGTCGCGCCGCTCCGCACCCCCGACGCCGCCGGGCGTGACGCCGACGGCGAGCGTTCCGCCCACGGCACCGCCGCCCACGGCACCGCCGCCCACGGGAGCGCCGCAGACGGGAGCGCCGCAGACACCCGCCGGCACAGCCGGCCCGCAGCTGCCGCCGCCGTCTGTGGCGCCGGTGCCCCCGCCGACGTCTGCCGCGCCCGTTCCGCCCGCGTCCGCTGCGCCGGTGCCCCCGCCGACCTCGGCTGCACCGGTCCCCCCGCCGGTCTCGGCCGCCCCCGTGCCGCCGCCCGTGTCCGCTGCGCCAGTCGTGCCCCCCGCCCCCGTGCCGCCGCCCGCATCCGCCGCGCCCGTGCCGCCGCCGCTCGTCGAGCCGCCGGCACCCGAGGAGACGCCGACCGTCGCGTGGAGCCCGCCGACGTCGCCGCCTGCTTCGTCGTGGGACCAGCCCACGCAGGCGATGGCCGTGCCGACGCAGGCCACGCCCGCCCAGCCCGCGGTGCCGTTCCCCCAGCCGTCGATCCCGCCGCAGGCCGCGGCCGACCTCACGGCGACGGAGATGATGGGGTCGGCGTCGATGGCGCACGACTCCTCGACGACCTCGGCGCTCGAGGCGCTCTTCGGCGAGGAGAACTTCCGCGACTACACCGCCGAGCCCGCGCCCTCGGAGTCGCCCTTCGCGCGGCGCGAGGAGCCGGCCGCACCCGTCGACGCGGCGGCCGAGCGCGGCGAGATCAGCCGCACCCAGAAGATCCTGCTCGGCGTCGCGGGCGGACTCGTCGCGATCATCGCGCTTTTCGCCCTCTTCCTGCTCGGCACGACCCTCGGCGCGCTCGCCGAGCCGGCGCCGCAGCCGAGCGCGAGCGGATCGCCGAACCCCACGTCGAGCGCGAGCGTGCCGCCGCTCGCCGACGGACCCGTCGAGCCCGGCGTGTGGGCCTGGAACGAGCTCGCCGGCGGCGAGTGCCTCGACCCCTACGAGGGCGCGTGGGAGGCCGAGTTCACGGTCGTGGACTGCGCCGACCCGCACCCCGCGCAGCTCGCCTACCGCGGCACCGTGCCGCCCGCCGTCGAGGGCGCGCCCGACGAGGCCTACCCGGGCGCCGAGGCGCTCCTCGCCCAGGTGCAGGGGCTGTGCGCCGCCGCGGGCGTCGTCGACCTCTCGGTCGCGTGGCAGTTCACCGACCTGCAGGTCGAGGTGGCCTACCCGGCCACCGAGGAGCAGTGGGATGCGGGCGACCGCGGGTACTTCTGCTTCGTGAGCCGCGCATCCGGCGAGCCCCTCACGGGCTCTGTCGCCATCGCGCCCGCACCGCCCGCCGAGGGCTGAGCCACACCCGGAGCGCCGCCGAGGCCAGCGCAGCCGCTACGGCAGCAGCTCGTGCACGCCCGCGAGAGTCTCCGACGGGCGGAACGGGTAGCGCTCGATCTCGGCCTGATCGCTGATGCCCGTCAGCACGAGGATCGTGTGGAGGCCCGCCTCGATGCCCGCCACGACATCCGTGTCCATGCGGTCGCCGATCATCGCGGTCGTCTCGGAGTGCGCGTTGATCTTGTTCATCGCGGAGCGGAACATCATCGGGTTGGGCTTGCCGACGACGTAGGGGTCCTTGCCGGTCGCCTTCGTGATGAGCGCTGAGATCGCGCCCGTGGCGGGCAGCACGCCGTCGGACGACGGGCCCGTCGCATCCGGGTTCGTCGCGATGAAGCGCGCGCCGTTGTTGATGAGGCGGATGGCCTTCGTGATCGCCTCGAAGGAGTAGTTGCGGGTCTCGCCGACGACGACGTAGTCGGGCCGCGTCTCGGTCATGACGAAGCCGGCCTCGTGGAGGGCCGTCGTGAGCCCCGCCTCGCCGATGACGAAGGCCGAGCCGCCGGGGATCTGGCTCTTGCAGAACTCGGCCGTCGCGAGGGCCGAGGTCCAGATGCGCTCCTCGGGCACCTCGAGGCCGGATGCGCGCAGGCGCGCCGCGAGGTCGCGCGGCGTGAAGATCGAGTTGTTGGTGAGCACGAGGAACGGGGTGCCCGCCTCGACCCAGTGGTGGATGAGCTCGGGGGCGCCCGGGAGGGCCTGGTTCTCGTGCACGAGAACGCCGTCCATATCGGTGAGCCAGCACTCGATGTGGGGGCGGGCGTCGTGGCGTGGAGTCATGTGCCCAGCGTATCGACGGGCGCCGCCGCGATGACGGCGCCCGTCGCGGATCAGCCGATCAGCCGTTCAGCCGAAGAGCCGCTCGGATGCGATGCGCGCGCCCTCCGTGAGCGTCTCGAGCTTCGCCCACGCGATCTGCGGGTGCACGCGGCCGCCGAGGCCGCAGTCGGTCGACGCGATGACGTTCTCGGGGCCGACGAGCGCGGCGAAGGCCTCGATGCGGTCCGCCACGAGCTCGGGGTGCTCGACGACGTTGGTCGAGTGGCCGACGACGCCGGGGATGATCTTCTTGCCCGCGGGCAGCTCGACGTCGCGCCACAGCTTCCACTCGTGCTCGTGACGCGCGTTCGCCGCCTCGAACGAGTACGCGCCCGCGTCGACCGAGAGCATGAGGTCGATGATGTGACGGAACTCGAGGTCGGTCGTGTGGGGTCCGTGCCAGCTGCCCCAACAGAGGTGGTAGCGGATGCGATCCTGCGGCAGGTCGCGCAGCGCCCAGTTGAGCGCCTCGATGTTCTCGCGCGAGAACGCGCGGTAGTCCTCGATGCTCGGCTCGGGGTTGATCTGGTCCCAGTTCTCGGCGAGCGAGGGGTCGTCGATCTGCAGCACGAGGCCCGCCTCGATGATCGCGACGTACTCCTCGCGCAGCGCCTCGGCCCACGCCCACACGTAGTCCTTCTCGGTGGCGTAGTGCTGGTTGAGCACGCGCGCGGCCGAGCCGGGGGCGATGCTCGTGATGAAGCCCGTCTCGAGGCCGTTGGCGGCGAGTGCGGCTTGGAGGTTGGACACGTCGGCGGCGACGGCCTCCTGGCCGATGTAGCTGAGCGGTCCGGTGGCGCTCGGGAAGGGGGTGGCGACCCGACCCGTGGGGATCGTCTCGGCATCCGCGTAGGCCTCGGCGAAGGCGTGACGGTCGCGGCGGTCGGTGAACGAGGTGAGGCGGATGTGCCCCGGCTCGGAGTGCACGGGCGCCTGGTTGAACGCGTTCTCCTCGGTGAGCGAGAGGCCCGAGACGCGCTGGAACGAGTACGACCACCACGCGCCGTAGTCGACGGCGCTCGACATGGCCTTGCCGAACTCGCCGTCGCCGACGAGCGTGAGCCCGACCTCCTTCTGCCGCGCCACGAGCCCGCCGACGGCGTCGGCGACGAGCGCGTCGAACTCGGGCGTGCGCTGCAGGGTGAAGCCGTCGTCGGCGAAGGTGCGGGCCTGGTTGGCCGCGATGAGCTCGGGCGTGCGCGGGAGGCTGCCCGCGGTCGTGGTCTCGATGCGCCCTGTCATGAGCGACTCCTTTTCGTGT
The Protaetiibacter sp. SSC-01 genome window above contains:
- the pyrE gene encoding orotate phosphoribosyltransferase, which gives rise to MTDARTQLIEHITNEAVFHGDFTLTSGKKASYYIDLRKLSLDHRVAPLIGQVMVDLLEQVPNVDAVGGLTMGADPIASAVLHQGAARGLTYDAFVVRKEPKDHGRGRQVEGPDLAGKRVVVLEDTSTTGGSPLKAIEALEKVGAEVVAVAVVVDRATEAQERIEAAGYPYLAAIRLSDLGLEPQ
- a CDS encoding HAD-IIA family hydrolase, which gives rise to MTPRHDARPHIECWLTDMDGVLVHENQALPGAPELIHHWVEAGTPFLVLTNNSIFTPRDLAARLRASGLEVPEERIWTSALATAEFCKSQIPGGSAFVIGEAGLTTALHEAGFVMTETRPDYVVVGETRNYSFEAITKAIRLINNGARFIATNPDATGPSSDGVLPATGAISALITKATGKDPYVVGKPNPMMFRSAMNKINAHSETTAMIGDRMDTDVVAGIEAGLHTILVLTGISDQAEIERYPFRPSETLAGVHELLP
- a CDS encoding RidA family protein, with the translated sequence MTDTVTPVDPPQLVTSPAFAQGMIVPPGPLLFVGGQNGIDGEGKLLKGLRAQTEQALRNVKAVLAEAGTGPEHVAKLTIYLTTGVDPNDAYAASAAEWTTRTAVTVIGVPMSRPGVLVEIEAIAAIPAA
- a CDS encoding septum formation family protein, with amino-acid sequence MNDRPRDDAEQSPSDWLAAQFGAPGDSADAPSAPPVPPAASVPPAPQGSVPPAGSVPPAGSVPPAGPADAASGFNWSLRPGASAGPVTGAGAGAGAGAGAGAGAPDAAAPDPFASAEPTTPLTPAWLPGAGPVLPDEPPRSRRSAPPTPPGVTPTASVPPTAPPPTAPPPTGAPQTGAPQTPAGTAGPQLPPPSVAPVPPPTSAAPVPPASAAPVPPPTSAAPVPPPVSAAPVPPPVSAAPVVPPAPVPPPASAAPVPPPLVEPPAPEETPTVAWSPPTSPPASSWDQPTQAMAVPTQATPAQPAVPFPQPSIPPQAAADLTATEMMGSASMAHDSSTTSALEALFGEENFRDYTAEPAPSESPFARREEPAAPVDAAAERGEISRTQKILLGVAGGLVAIIALFALFLLGTTLGALAEPAPQPSASGSPNPTSSASVPPLADGPVEPGVWAWNELAGGECLDPYEGAWEAEFTVVDCADPHPAQLAYRGTVPPAVEGAPDEAYPGAEALLAQVQGLCAAAGVVDLSVAWQFTDLQVEVAYPATEEQWDAGDRGYFCFVSRASGEPLTGSVAIAPAPPAEG
- a CDS encoding exodeoxyribonuclease III; its protein translation is MRIATWNINSIRTRHARAIDWMLREDVDVVAFQEIKCKEEQFPFEAFQDAGYEVVLHGLNQWNGVAIAARHAIEDVEVGFPGQPGFLKGHEGPDVPIEARAIGATVEGVRLWSLYVPNGRALGDPHYAYKLDWLATLTADVREWLTADPDLPLALMGDFNIAPLESDVGDPSLIPGLSTHISPPEREAFAALEAAGLTDVVRPIRPEGYTYWDYKQLRFPRNEGLRIDFILGSHAFAERVVDASIHREERKGDGPSDHVPVVVDLDMGDSDDDRPMIF
- a CDS encoding cobalamin-independent methionine synthase II family protein, producing MTGRIETTTAGSLPRTPELIAANQARTFADDGFTLQRTPEFDALVADAVGGLVARQKEVGLTLVGDGEFGKAMSSAVDYGAWWSYSFQRVSGLSLTEENAFNQAPVHSEPGHIRLTSFTDRRDRHAFAEAYADAETIPTGRVATPFPSATGPLSYIGQEAVAADVSNLQAALAANGLETGFITSIAPGSAARVLNQHYATEKDYVWAWAEALREEYVAIIEAGLVLQIDDPSLAENWDQINPEPSIEDYRAFSRENIEALNWALRDLPQDRIRYHLCWGSWHGPHTTDLEFRHIIDLMLSVDAGAYSFEAANARHEHEWKLWRDVELPAGKKIIPGVVGHSTNVVEHPELVADRIEAFAALVGPENVIASTDCGLGGRVHPQIAWAKLETLTEGARIASERLFG